The Dehalococcoidia bacterium genome has a window encoding:
- a CDS encoding HAD family phosphatase, whose product MSDIKAIFFDFGGVIARLDREQVRALEERYGLPRGGLLEALYGIPEWQEAERGLLPEEKWLQAVLRRLEEMAGRPIPDIQKDWHIVWRQLDQEVLELARRLRQRYVVGIISNSTPRLEREVLQPQGIDGLFHHIVNSSRVGMAKPDPRIFRLAAAWAGLPPHACVHIDDLPQNVQGAREAGFHAILHRGDLPTTILALRGLGVEV is encoded by the coding sequence ATGAGCGACATCAAGGCCATATTCTTCGACTTCGGCGGCGTCATCGCCCGCCTGGACCGGGAGCAGGTGCGGGCCCTGGAGGAGCGTTACGGCCTCCCCCGCGGCGGCCTCCTGGAGGCCCTCTATGGCATCCCCGAGTGGCAGGAGGCCGAGAGGGGGCTTTTGCCGGAGGAGAAGTGGCTGCAGGCCGTGCTACGCCGTCTGGAGGAGATGGCTGGCCGCCCCATCCCCGACATCCAGAAGGACTGGCACATAGTCTGGCGCCAGCTGGATCAGGAGGTGTTGGAGCTGGCGCGCAGGCTACGCCAGCGCTACGTGGTGGGCATTATATCCAATTCCACCCCCAGGCTGGAGCGGGAGGTCCTCCAACCCCAAGGCATCGACGGCCTCTTCCACCACATAGTCAACTCATCGCGGGTGGGCATGGCCAAGCCCGACCCCCGCATCTTCCGCCTGGCAGCAGCGTGGGCTGGACTTCCTCCCCATGCCTGTGTCCACATCGATGACCTTCCCCAGAACGTGCAAGGAGCTAGGGAGGCCGGCTTCCACGCCATCCTCCACCGGGGCGATCTCCCCACCACCATCCTGGCCCTGCGAGGCCTTGGGGTGGAGGTCTGA
- a CDS encoding NAD+ synthase, with protein sequence MAVLRVALAQMNPTVGDLEGNARKVIHYVQEARRLGADVVAFPELAIPGYPPEDLVLRLSFVRDNVRALLDVVSACRGITAVVGFIDQPSARGELDDDVYNAAAIIHDGRLAGVYHKQRLPNYGVFDEVRYFQAGKECPVFTLGPVGIGVNICEDIWYPGDPTRTQALAGAQVIININGSPYHMGKRYVREQMIATRASDYAVALCYVNMVGGQDELVFDGGSMVVDAQGHLLARASLFEEELLVCDIDVGDVMRLRLRDPRRRMERWQYQATAPVIPLAPAPAGQPRPPLTPRIAPPLALEEEVYKALVVGTRDYVRKTGFQDVLVAMSGGIDSSLVTCIAVDALGPQHVMGISMPSRYSSEASVADARQLAQNLGIRFLIIPIEPAHQAYLDMLAEPFAGTPPGVAEENIQARIRGNIVMALSNKFGALVLTCGNKSEMATGYATLYGDMAGGFAVIKDVPKTLVYRLARYRNSISPVIPENVFLKPPSAELRPGQTDQDTLPPYEVLDPILQAYVEEEKSPQEIMAMGFEPEIVAKVIHMVDRNEYKRRQAPPGVKITPRAFGRDWRLPIANRYRVL encoded by the coding sequence ATGGCTGTCCTCAGGGTGGCCTTGGCCCAGATGAACCCCACGGTGGGCGATCTGGAAGGAAATGCCCGCAAGGTCATCCATTATGTCCAAGAGGCCCGCCGCCTGGGGGCAGATGTGGTGGCCTTCCCCGAGCTGGCCATCCCCGGCTATCCCCCCGAGGACCTGGTGCTACGGTTGAGCTTCGTGCGGGACAACGTGCGGGCCTTGCTAGATGTGGTCTCCGCCTGCCGGGGCATCACCGCCGTGGTGGGCTTCATCGACCAGCCCTCAGCGCGGGGCGAGCTGGACGACGACGTCTACAACGCCGCGGCCATCATCCACGACGGGCGGCTGGCAGGGGTCTACCACAAGCAACGCCTGCCCAACTATGGCGTGTTCGACGAGGTGCGCTACTTCCAGGCAGGCAAGGAGTGCCCTGTCTTCACCCTGGGGCCTGTGGGCATCGGTGTCAACATCTGCGAGGACATCTGGTACCCCGGTGACCCCACCCGCACCCAGGCCCTGGCCGGCGCCCAGGTTATCATCAATATCAACGGCTCCCCCTACCACATGGGCAAACGATACGTTCGCGAGCAGATGATAGCCACGCGGGCCAGCGACTACGCCGTGGCTTTATGTTATGTCAATATGGTGGGGGGACAAGACGAGCTGGTGTTCGACGGGGGCAGCATGGTGGTGGACGCTCAAGGCCACCTGCTGGCCCGCGCCTCCCTGTTCGAGGAAGAGCTGCTGGTGTGCGACATCGACGTGGGAGACGTCATGCGGCTGCGCCTGCGCGACCCGCGCCGCCGCATGGAGCGGTGGCAGTACCAGGCCACCGCCCCCGTCATCCCCTTAGCGCCGGCACCGGCTGGCCAGCCGCGCCCGCCCTTGACGCCACGCATCGCCCCGCCCCTTGCGCTGGAGGAGGAAGTGTACAAGGCGCTGGTGGTGGGCACCAGGGACTACGTACGCAAGACGGGGTTCCAGGACGTCCTGGTGGCCATGTCGGGAGGCATCGATTCCAGCCTGGTGACGTGCATCGCCGTAGACGCCCTGGGGCCCCAACATGTGATGGGCATCAGCATGCCCTCGCGCTACTCCTCAGAGGCCTCCGTGGCCGACGCCCGCCAGCTAGCCCAGAACCTGGGTATCCGCTTTCTGATCATACCCATCGAGCCGGCCCACCAGGCCTACCTGGACATGCTGGCCGAGCCCTTCGCCGGCACCCCGCCGGGGGTGGCGGAGGAGAACATCCAGGCCCGCATCCGCGGCAACATCGTCATGGCCCTTTCCAACAAGTTCGGTGCCCTAGTCCTCACCTGTGGCAACAAGTCGGAGATGGCCACCGGCTACGCCACCCTCTACGGCGATATGGCTGGGGGATTCGCCGTCATCAAGGATGTCCCCAAGACCTTGGTATACCGTCTGGCCCGGTACCGCAATTCCATCTCGCCCGTCATCCCCGAGAACGTCTTCCTCAAGCCCCCCTCAGCCGAGCTGCGCCCAGGCCAAACGGACCAGGATACCCTGCCCCCATACGAGGTCCTCGACCCCATTCTTCAGGCCTACGTGGAGGAGGAAAAGAGCCCCCAGGAGATCATGGCCATGGGCTTCGAACCAGAGATAGTGGCCAAGGTGATCCACATGGTAGACCGCAACGAGTACAAGCGGCGGCAGGCGCCCCCGGGCGTCAAGATCACCCCAAGGGCCTTCGGCCGCGACTGGCGCTTGCCCATCGCCAACCGCTACCGTGTCTTATAG
- a CDS encoding winged helix-turn-helix domain-containing protein produces MATVVLISRHGGLLTAVQQALTLRGHQVVAVSSPQDAATTVLEVEADAAVLSTDVGEKEVARLARLLWARSLPVLFLAGPEERWLPGALPLRPGLDAVVVRPCPSEEVVRALAPLLEARARSDLLPLGSAYFHRPSREVRGPGGVATLTPVEASLVEHLARRRGTTVGVRELLREVWGFPEGVGSSELVRAHMHNLRLKLRQVTGGESVIQTVPRQGYRLP; encoded by the coding sequence ATGGCCACCGTGGTGCTCATCTCCCGACATGGCGGGTTGCTGACGGCGGTGCAGCAGGCCCTAACCCTACGTGGGCACCAGGTGGTGGCTGTCTCTAGCCCCCAAGATGCGGCCACCACTGTACTAGAGGTGGAGGCAGATGCGGCTGTCCTATCCACCGATGTGGGCGAGAAGGAGGTGGCCCGTCTGGCACGCTTGCTGTGGGCCCGGTCCCTGCCCGTTTTGTTCTTGGCGGGCCCGGAGGAGAGGTGGTTGCCGGGGGCCCTACCCCTGCGGCCGGGATTGGACGCCGTTGTGGTGCGCCCCTGCCCCAGCGAGGAGGTGGTGCGGGCTCTAGCCCCCTTGCTGGAGGCCAGGGCCCGCTCTGACCTCCTGCCCTTGGGCTCGGCCTACTTCCACCGCCCTTCGCGGGAAGTGAGGGGGCCTGGGGGAGTGGCAACCCTCACCCCTGTGGAAGCATCGCTGGTGGAGCATCTAGCGCGGCGGCGGGGAACGACGGTAGGGGTTAGGGAGTTGCTGCGGGAGGTGTGGGGCTTCCCGGAGGGCGTGGGCTCCTCGGAGCTGGTGCGGGCCCATATGCACAACTTGCGCCTCAAGCTGCGTCAGGTCACAGGTGGGGAGTCAGTCATTCAGACGGTGCCGCGTCAAGGTTACCGCTTGCCTTGA
- a CDS encoding MFS transporter: MASARWRGLYYGWVVVGAAFTVLFASYGVQYSFGVFLPSIEEDIAPGHRAAISLGFSVYSALYSLFSLLSGRLTDLWGPRRVVMMGGALLGAGILLTSRARHLWHFYLSYGLLAALGMSTAFVPNTSTVAKWFVSHRGLAVGLTAAGSGLGQLTVPLLSAALLGSLGWRSTYLIYGLGLIACFTLAGLLLEKSPEAKGLLPYVSPKAAPMVSEGDGGEDCSFRLSEAVRTQAFWLFTAFLFVFWSMVFLPVVHLPSFAKTSLKASTGQAAFTISAIAMGSTFGRLMGGAISDVIGRRPTLVLATLLQMVSFLGMLTASLLKSLALTYPSAVLFGMGYGSTGPVYAAYAGDMFGRRYLSSIAGTIFSLAAGATSIGIYTAAVIYEAMGSYSGAFALGMGVTALALPLILMVRPPRRAAVT; encoded by the coding sequence GTGGCTTCGGCCAGATGGCGCGGCCTGTACTACGGCTGGGTGGTCGTTGGCGCCGCCTTCACGGTACTGTTTGCCAGCTACGGCGTCCAGTACAGCTTTGGCGTCTTCTTACCCAGTATTGAGGAAGATATAGCGCCCGGCCACCGCGCAGCCATCAGCCTGGGGTTCTCCGTCTATTCCGCCCTCTACTCCCTCTTCAGCCTGTTGAGCGGCCGCCTGACGGACCTGTGGGGGCCACGGCGGGTGGTTATGATGGGAGGGGCGCTGCTGGGGGCAGGGATACTGCTCACCTCACGGGCCAGGCACCTGTGGCATTTCTATCTCTCCTATGGCTTGCTAGCGGCCCTGGGGATGAGCACAGCTTTCGTACCCAACACCTCCACCGTGGCCAAGTGGTTCGTGAGCCATCGCGGCCTGGCGGTGGGGCTCACGGCAGCGGGCTCGGGCCTGGGCCAGCTCACGGTGCCCCTATTATCTGCCGCCCTCCTGGGGTCGCTGGGATGGCGCTCCACTTACCTCATCTACGGCCTAGGGCTCATAGCCTGCTTCACCCTGGCTGGGCTCCTCCTGGAGAAGAGCCCCGAGGCCAAGGGCCTCCTGCCCTACGTTTCACCCAAGGCGGCTCCCATGGTCAGCGAGGGGGATGGAGGGGAGGACTGCTCCTTCCGCCTCTCGGAGGCTGTACGGACGCAGGCCTTCTGGCTCTTTACAGCCTTCCTATTCGTCTTTTGGTCCATGGTCTTCCTGCCGGTGGTGCATCTTCCCAGCTTTGCCAAGACCTCCCTTAAGGCGTCAACAGGGCAAGCAGCGTTCACCATATCGGCCATCGCCATGGGGTCCACCTTCGGCCGGCTCATGGGGGGCGCCATCTCCGATGTGATAGGACGTCGGCCCACGCTGGTGCTGGCCACCCTTCTGCAGATGGTGAGCTTCCTTGGGATGCTGACGGCATCGCTTTTGAAAAGCCTCGCCCTCACCTACCCTTCGGCGGTCCTTTTTGGCATGGGGTATGGCTCCACGGGGCCTGTCTACGCTGCCTATGCTGGCGATATGTTCGGCCGCCGCTATTTGTCCTCCATCGCTGGCACCATCTTCTCCCTGGCTGCGGGTGCCACCAGCATCGGTATCTATACGGCAGCGGTCATCTACGAGGCGATGGGGAGCTACAGCGGGGCCTTTGCCCTGGGGATGGGCGTGACCGCCTTGGCGCTACCCCTCATCCTGATGGTGAGGCCACCGCGACGGGCGGCGGTGACCTGA
- a CDS encoding DUF429 domain-containing protein yields the protein MSRATFVLGVDPAFPGRGVAFALLDEDARLLRLGRQEGYVDLLSLAQELAAEMIAIDAPLGLPAGWGCLDFPCTCGRCQRGPSARRAAERALARLGMGVMWTTKRTILRPLVEWAMAQRQALERAGKKVIEVYPYASKVALLGRPPAKKTTAAGRQWLQAGLSRWVHGLAPDRLLSHDELDAVVAAYTAILWRHGQACALGEEEDGVIVVARPILTR from the coding sequence ATGTCCCGTGCCACCTTCGTATTAGGTGTAGACCCGGCGTTCCCCGGCCGCGGGGTGGCTTTCGCCCTCCTGGACGAGGATGCCCGCCTCCTCCGCCTGGGCCGACAAGAGGGCTATGTGGACCTCCTGTCCCTGGCCCAAGAACTGGCTGCAGAGATGATAGCTATCGATGCACCCCTTGGCCTCCCTGCGGGATGGGGATGTCTAGACTTTCCCTGCACATGTGGGCGGTGTCAAAGAGGCCCCAGTGCCCGCCGGGCTGCCGAGAGGGCGCTAGCTCGCCTTGGCATGGGGGTCATGTGGACTACCAAGCGCACCATCCTCCGTCCCCTAGTGGAGTGGGCCATGGCCCAGCGCCAGGCCCTGGAGAGGGCCGGTAAGAAGGTCATCGAGGTCTATCCTTATGCTAGCAAAGTGGCCCTCCTAGGGCGCCCCCCTGCGAAAAAGACGACCGCCGCGGGCCGTCAGTGGCTGCAGGCAGGGCTCTCCCGCTGGGTGCATGGGCTCGCCCCCGACCGTCTCCTCTCCCACGACGAGCTGGACGCGGTGGTAGCTGCCTACACCGCCATCCTGTGGCGACATGGCCAAGCGTGCGCCTTGGGAGAGGAAGAGGATGGGGTTATCGTGGTCGCCCGCCCCATCCTGACCCGGTGA
- the mfd gene encoding transcription-repair coupling factor, whose protein sequence is MDLSPLLSAVAAAPSLRRLTEEIAQRRHLAISVLEAAKGAAIAALFVLLGRPMLVVVPKPQQAEELTDQLKAWLGDDGRTCPFPPREAVPYDRTPPDPQLVAARLLAIQRLQRGEKVLVVASALALAQTTISPPELKANTVVVRVGGELEPQGFLSQLLKWGYSLVPMVERPGEVARRGGIIDIFPPTSPWPVRLELWGRKVEEMRHFQPETQRSLRPVDEVEIGPAKEALFHTPPAWLDCLDTSHLSFEAQRRLARELEGLRCGGGFQGDHFYVPFLAQATLLDHLPPDALVVVSEWQEVATALTDAQERAREAARELASELPRGLPPPIAEPSHILKSLEACHHLITLHRWQMEGMHNLPFSPLPHYGGQLRRLTADLHEWRGRGQKTVIVSQQAPRLAELLAQEGMETSSSAMAEGPLVLVHGSLPGGWRLEETSLTLVTDHEIFGFTKERRALPRRYFTLEATLAELRPGDYVVHMDHGIARFAGVVRSRTNGTEREYLELQYAEGQRLLVPVEQVDRISRYIGPSGFEPPLTRLGSGEWQRTKQRVRRAVTDLARELLMLYADREVLPGHAFSPDTPWQLELEASFPYLETPDQLAAIAEVKRDMESPRPMDRLVCGDVGYGKTEIALRAAFKAVMDGKQVAVLVPTTVLAQQHWETFRRRLAPFPVRVAMLSRLISEREQREVIEALARGDVDIVIGTHRLLQPDVHFKDLGLVIIDEEQRFGVGHKEHLKMLRRQVDVLTLSATPIPRTLYMALGGVRDMSLLETPPESRLPIRTYVGPYDPRLVKEAIRRELGRGGQVYYVHNRVQTIAHALRRVQELVPEARLALAHGQMDEEELALVMDAFRAQEVDVLVCTTIIEAGLDIPNVNTIIVEDAHRLGLAQLYQLRGRVGRSDRLAYAYLLYDRQERLTEAAQRRLQAIFEAHELGAGFQVALRDLEIRGAGNLLGPEQSGHMAAVGLELYTKLLAEATRRLQAARQGQPPPPEPQEVLVDLPIAAYLPEDYVPQMGQRLYLYQRLATAPHVEAVMALKEEMEDRFGPLPPPAQGLIFLSRLRALARQAGIRSLALEGGKIVARMADQRPLPPIPPALRRWLEVGPTTFRLDPVRLGEDWPHLLHQVLEALAEVDRSGVDK, encoded by the coding sequence TGCGTCGCCTGACCGAGGAGATCGCCCAGAGACGTCATCTGGCCATCTCGGTCCTGGAGGCGGCCAAAGGGGCGGCTATAGCTGCCCTTTTTGTCCTGCTAGGGCGCCCCATGTTGGTGGTGGTGCCAAAGCCCCAACAGGCCGAGGAGCTGACCGATCAGCTCAAGGCCTGGCTGGGCGATGATGGGCGCACCTGCCCATTCCCACCACGGGAGGCCGTCCCATACGACCGCACGCCCCCGGACCCCCAACTGGTGGCCGCCCGCCTCCTGGCCATCCAACGTCTGCAGCGGGGGGAGAAGGTGCTGGTGGTGGCCTCGGCCCTGGCCCTGGCCCAGACCACCATCTCTCCTCCGGAGCTGAAGGCCAACACCGTGGTGGTGCGGGTGGGTGGGGAGTTAGAGCCCCAGGGCTTCTTGTCCCAACTCCTCAAATGGGGATACTCCCTGGTCCCCATGGTGGAACGGCCTGGCGAGGTGGCCCGCCGCGGCGGCATCATCGACATTTTCCCTCCCACCTCGCCGTGGCCGGTGCGCCTGGAGCTGTGGGGGCGAAAAGTGGAGGAGATGCGCCACTTTCAGCCCGAGACCCAGCGTTCCCTCAGGCCGGTGGACGAGGTAGAGATAGGACCGGCTAAAGAGGCCCTCTTCCACACCCCGCCCGCCTGGCTGGACTGTCTGGACACTTCCCACCTCTCCTTCGAGGCCCAGAGGCGACTGGCCCGGGAACTGGAGGGCCTACGCTGTGGCGGCGGCTTTCAAGGCGACCACTTCTACGTCCCCTTCTTAGCTCAGGCCACACTGCTGGATCATTTGCCACCGGATGCCCTGGTGGTAGTGAGCGAATGGCAAGAGGTGGCCACCGCCCTGACCGACGCCCAGGAGCGGGCCCGAGAGGCTGCCAGGGAGCTGGCCTCTGAGCTCCCCAGGGGCCTGCCGCCCCCTATTGCCGAGCCATCTCACATCCTCAAGTCCCTGGAGGCCTGCCATCACCTCATCACCCTCCACCGGTGGCAGATGGAGGGGATGCACAACCTCCCCTTCTCGCCTCTCCCCCACTATGGGGGGCAGTTGCGACGCCTCACCGCCGACCTTCACGAATGGCGAGGGCGGGGGCAGAAGACGGTCATCGTCTCTCAGCAGGCCCCGCGCCTGGCCGAGCTCCTCGCCCAGGAGGGAATGGAGACTTCCTCTTCCGCCATGGCGGAAGGGCCACTGGTGTTGGTCCATGGCTCCCTGCCTGGTGGATGGCGTCTGGAAGAGACATCCCTAACCTTGGTGACCGACCACGAGATCTTCGGCTTCACCAAGGAGAGGCGGGCCCTCCCCCGCCGCTACTTCACCCTGGAGGCCACCTTGGCCGAGCTTCGCCCTGGTGACTATGTGGTGCACATGGACCACGGCATCGCCCGCTTCGCCGGCGTGGTCCGCTCCCGCACCAACGGCACCGAGAGGGAATACCTGGAGCTCCAGTACGCCGAGGGGCAGCGCCTGCTGGTGCCCGTAGAGCAGGTGGACCGCATATCCCGCTACATTGGGCCCTCCGGGTTCGAACCTCCCCTCACCAGGCTGGGCTCCGGCGAGTGGCAGCGCACCAAGCAACGCGTCCGCCGGGCGGTGACCGACCTGGCGCGGGAGCTCCTTATGCTATATGCCGACCGCGAGGTGCTGCCCGGGCACGCCTTCTCGCCCGATACCCCCTGGCAGTTGGAGCTGGAGGCCTCCTTCCCATACCTAGAGACGCCCGACCAGCTGGCAGCCATCGCTGAGGTGAAGCGGGATATGGAGAGCCCACGCCCCATGGACCGCCTCGTCTGCGGTGACGTGGGCTATGGCAAGACGGAGATCGCCCTGCGGGCAGCCTTCAAGGCGGTGATGGACGGAAAGCAGGTGGCCGTCCTGGTGCCCACCACCGTCCTGGCCCAACAGCACTGGGAGACTTTTCGCCGCCGCCTGGCGCCCTTCCCCGTGCGCGTGGCCATGCTCTCCCGTCTCATATCGGAGCGAGAACAGAGGGAAGTGATAGAAGCCCTGGCCCGTGGGGATGTGGACATCGTCATCGGCACCCACAGGCTCCTCCAGCCCGACGTCCACTTCAAGGACCTGGGTTTGGTCATCATCGACGAGGAGCAGAGGTTTGGAGTGGGCCACAAGGAGCATTTGAAGATGCTGCGGCGCCAGGTAGACGTCCTCACCCTCTCTGCCACCCCCATCCCCCGCACCCTCTACATGGCGCTAGGAGGCGTGCGGGACATGTCCCTGTTGGAGACGCCCCCCGAGTCCCGCCTTCCCATCAGGACTTATGTAGGCCCTTATGACCCCCGCCTGGTGAAAGAGGCCATTCGCCGTGAGCTAGGCCGTGGCGGGCAGGTCTACTACGTCCACAACCGCGTCCAGACCATCGCCCACGCCCTACGCAGGGTCCAGGAGCTGGTGCCTGAGGCCCGGCTGGCCTTGGCCCATGGCCAGATGGACGAGGAGGAGCTGGCCCTGGTGATGGACGCCTTCCGGGCACAGGAGGTGGACGTGCTGGTGTGCACCACCATCATCGAGGCCGGGCTGGACATCCCCAACGTCAACACCATCATCGTGGAGGATGCCCACCGCTTGGGCCTGGCCCAGCTCTACCAGCTACGGGGAAGGGTTGGGCGCAGCGACCGTCTCGCCTACGCCTACCTCCTCTACGACCGCCAGGAGAGGTTGACGGAGGCCGCCCAGAGGCGCCTGCAGGCTATCTTCGAGGCCCATGAGCTGGGAGCCGGCTTCCAGGTAGCCCTGCGCGACTTGGAGATCAGGGGGGCAGGCAACCTCCTGGGCCCCGAGCAGAGCGGCCACATGGCCGCTGTGGGGCTGGAGCTCTATACAAAGCTTCTGGCCGAAGCCACCCGTCGCCTCCAGGCCGCCAGACAGGGTCAGCCACCCCCGCCGGAGCCCCAAGAAGTGCTGGTGGACCTCCCCATCGCCGCCTACCTGCCCGAGGATTACGTCCCCCAGATGGGGCAACGCCTCTACCTGTACCAACGTTTGGCCACCGCTCCCCACGTGGAGGCAGTGATGGCCCTAAAGGAGGAGATGGAGGACCGCTTCGGCCCTCTACCGCCCCCCGCCCAGGGCCTCATCTTCCTGTCCCGCTTGCGGGCCCTGGCCCGGCAGGCAGGGATACGCTCCTTAGCTTTGGAGGGCGGGAAGATCGTGGCCCGCATGGCCGACCAACGCCCCCTGCCGCCCATCCCTCCTGCCCTCAGGCGTTGGCTGGAGGTGGGGCCCACCACCTTCCGCCTCGACCCCGTCCGCCTGGGAGAAGACTGGCCCCACCTGCTGCACCAGGTCCTGGAGGCCCTGGCGGAGGTTGACAGATCGGGCGTCGATAAATAA